Within Sphingobium sp. SCG-1, the genomic segment TCACCTAGATCCTAGAAATATTCTCCTTCTTCGTCCTCCCTTCTTGGAGTATCGGCATTCTGATCAGGCGGTGGACATCGGCCTGGATGCGCAGCGGGGGATGGACGCGTGAGTTTTCTGACGGATCCGGAAATCGGCTCGCTGCACGTCGACCGGATGATCATCCATCTCGTTGGAAAGCGCATAGACTTCCAGCGCGCGCCGGAGACCCCGGTTCAGCAGCAGGAATTCTTCCAGTCGCGCATAATCGACCATGCGGCATCCGCCGTCCATCGGTTCACCGAACATTCCAACGTCCGGCCCGTCCTGCAGCAGATGGGCGCCGAAGATATCGACTTCGAGGCAGGTGGACAGGAACTGGCCAGGCTGTTCTGGCACGACCATCCGACGCAGAGTACGCCCGGCGCGTTCTTCGTCTTCCAGCTCTCCACGGAAATAGAAGGCGACATCCTCTACGCTCTCATAAAATACGACTACCGGGCCGTCGTCGAACTATCTCAGCGGGACGGTCATAACGTCCTACGCGAGATAATTCAGGCTTTCGTGAAGGAGAAGCGTGCGGTCCAAAAGTTCTGCATGGCGCGGTACCGGGATGGCACGATTGAGGACATGGTCTCCGCGACGGACCGCATGGCTGAGGCTCCGGACCTCACGGACTATTTCGAGAATTACCTTGGCGTGAGCCGGGCTCGGAGCACCACAGAGCTAAGCGCTCGGCTGAACGAAGCCATGCGGAGCACGTTAAATGAAGTTCGTGACAGCCTGCCGAACCGAAACGTTGGTCAGGCACTCGCACGGGCGAAGCAGGCCCTGAGGGCGCGCGGCGTGGTTTCGAACGACGATGTGGTGGACGCGCTTCTTCACGGCGCCGGCCGGCCGGCGGACGAGGAGACGATCGCCCGCTTCGGCCGGGTCGCGCGAGGGAAATTGAAGCGATGCAATCTCACCGACGTGGAGTTCAGGCCTGACCCAGATGCGCTGCAAGTCGCGCCGCGCCACAAGGTGAAGACGGCCGAAGGCACGCGCCTCGAATACGACGAGGCACAGCTTGGCAGGACCGTGTTCCGAGAGGATACAGAACAAGGCGCGGTCTTCACTGTGCGGACCGAAAATCGATTGGTCGAAGATGACACGGTCAAGATCCGCCCTAGCTGAAGCCATCGAGGCCCTGGCGGCAGACCAAGACGTCGCGCTGACGGAGACGCGCGACGGGCTCGTGCTGAACCAGTTGCACGGCGCCGACGTCCGGCGCCTTCTCGACCTTCTCGTCGCGGACGGCTGGGCTGACATCAGCGTATCCGATGAGGGCGGGCGGATGGATCCCGGGGCCATCAGCGATGAGGATTTCGGCATCACCGTTAAGGCTCAGAAGCCTGGTATCCCGGAGGGAGTGGAGGCACTGCTGACGCGGGCCGGCCTAGCGTCCGCCCTAGTCCGCCATAATCTCGCCTGCTGCGTCTGGATTCACGGCCTCAATGCCGCCTTCGAAACGCACTCGACTAGGTTCGCCCCTTGGGGCGACACGACCGCCTTCACACCTCGCGACGTCGCCGCGTCACCCCGAAAGGTCGTGCGCGTGCTCGACGACGGCACCAGATTTCCGAACGACCTCAGCCGTTGGATGCTGCGGAAGCCGGAAGCGGAGATCAACGGCTGGGGGATCGAGCCCTGGCGGAAAATGTCCGTAGAGCGCCTCGCCCAGGCGATCGCCAACGAGGTGGAGCCGGAAGGTCAACTGCTCTTCCGAGGCCCGCCAGTGACCCGTTTCGCTCCAGATACAGGCCCTATGGTGGAAGCGAGCGGTCTGGAAAATATTCAGGAGGCAGCACAGTGGGTGTATGAGAATGCGCGCGAGACCGAAAACAGGCACGGCCTTCTCGCGGCGGAGATCGCGCGCACTGCACTGACCGGAGGGACTGCGAACGATCTAGCCGCCTCGACGGGCAAGGCGCTGGAGAGCGCGAAGATCGCCTACAACTTCGGCGTCACGCAGCAGAGCAAGGACACGCTGAAGGCACTCGCGGATCTGCGTAAGGCGATAGGCGACGAGACCGCCAAGCTGGCAGAGAACACCCGCGGCCTCGCGACGGCGGTCACCGCATCGGTCGTGGCCAACTTGGGCATCATCGTGGCTCGCCTCACGGCGCCGGCGACTAGTGAGTGGGTGCCCGCAGCGGCTATCAGCATAGGTCTCGTGTTAGCGGTGTATGTCGGCACAATCATCGCAAGCGGCGTACACTTCCTCAGGCTCCAGCGGACGCTGAGGTCGGAATGGCGCGACCGGTTGTATCGCTTCCTAGACCAAGGGGAATACGACCGGATGGTCACCAACCCGGTGGCCAGTGCGGAGCGGGGCTTCTGGATCGCATGCTTCGCATCCGGTGCGATGGCCTTTGGACTGCTCGTCTCCGTATGCCTGATAGCTGGTCGCGTCTGATCGACAGAACCGCTAAAGCCTCACCGCAACCTTCAGAGGATCGCTGAGAATGCCGACGCTACCCCGACAGGACCGGATGTGCATCGAAGAGCTGCTAGGTATGTCCTCGGGATACGTGATGGACCTCACCAACCGAGAGTTCGCCGGCTTGGTGCGAGACGAGCTCGAGATCGACGTCGAGGATTCCGCCTATGCCGCTCGTGGAACGTCAAAGGCAAACCGCCTCCGCCACATCATCGAAACCGTCGAACCCGCTCCCGCGGCCCAACTGCTGCGGGCGCTGTGGTATCATCGCGAGCAACGTGGCTGGACGCCCGGCGAGATCGTCGAACCGCGCCCCAGTATCGTGCGGCAGCGCTACATGCAGGTCGTCGAGCGGCTGGAGCGCCAAGCCAACCTGTCCGACACGGATGCACTCGTCGCCTTTGCGGACAACGCTACGCTGGATCAGCTGATCGAGGCAATAAACCGGGACGTCGCGGCCGGGCGCCACGCTGCTGCGCTCGACCGCCTCCACACCTACTGCATGAAGCGGTTCACCTACCACCTCGACGAGGCGGGACTATCCCATGTGCGAGAGGAACCGCTCCAGAGCCGCGTGGGAAAATACGTGAAGTGGCTGATCGAGACCCGGGATCTGCGCCCCATGACGCATCAGATACTGAAAAACGCCATGGGCATCCTCCAGCAATTCAACGACATCCGTAACAACCGATCCTTCGCCCACGACAACGATCTCATCGATGCGCATGAAGCCCGGCTAATCTTCGACACCGTGGTGGCAATTCTGCGCTTCATCGAGCCGCGCGCGGACGCGGCCCGAAGTTGACGCGGTTGGTCAGTTCGCTGGCACGAGCATGTCCCCCTGCCATGCGAGACGGCCAGCGCCGACCTCCGCCTCGACCGCCTCGAGGATGACACCCTTGACCTGCGCGCTCGTCGATCGAATGCCCAAGGCACGGGAGACGGCCTGGACCACCTGATCGGCGGTCGCGCCGAAGTTCTCCCGCACGATCCGGGTCGCAGCTGCCTGCATCTCGGAGGGTGGGAGCATCTCCGCCTTGCGAAGCATCGGCGACCTTGTCGCGCTCCTATCGCGCACGACCGGTTCACGCCCTGGCAGATCTAGGAACTCGCCCTCCGCCACGATCCGCTGCATCTTCGCGGAAATGCCGATGGCCCGCTCAATGGCAGACTGGATGCGGGCACCGGCGCGCTTCAGCCCCCACGCGTCCCTGATCCGGTCAATAACCTCGTCGATGTGGACCGGTCCCTCCATCGCGACGACCTGCTCGGCAAGCTCTGACAGAAGACCCATCGGCGTTTCGTGCAGCTCCTCCAACCGGTGCGCGGGACGGGTCAAGACCGCCTCGACATAGAGGTTGTCCTCCGTAAGAGCGGGCGTCACGGCCCTCTCTAGCCCGATCTCCGTCACGTCCTCCCGCTCGACTGTCACCACGTCAATAGGTACGGCACGGTGATGCCGCTTCTCAGCGGCGGCGTCGTGCTCGGCCTTGGCCGCCTCAATTCGGGCGACGGCGAGCTCGATCTGCTCGTTGGGCCGCTGGAACCAGTCCGTGCTCCAGATGCGGTGGATCGTCCACCCGTGGCTCTCCAACACCGACTGGCGGAGCCGATCGCGGTCTCGTGCCGAGCGGGCGTCATGGTAGGAGGCGCCATCGCACTCGATGCCTATGAGGTAGCGCCCCGGGCGCTCCACGTCGGCGACGGCGAGATCGATGAAGAAGCCAGCTAGGCCCACCTGGCGATGGACCTGGTAGCCGCGCGCCTGCAGCGCCTTGGCGACCTGCTCCTCGAACACGCTGTCGTGATCGCGGCCAGTGCTCTCCGCGATCGTCAGGCGGCCGGTGCGGGCATAGTGGAGGAACATCCTGAAGGCGAAGACGCCCTTGCGGCTCGCCGCAAAATCGGGATCGATATCCTCGTCGGTCATGGAGGAGAACACCTCGCAGCGCTGCTTCGCGCGGCTGATGAGGACGTTGAGCCGCCGCTCGCCGCCCTCCGTCCCCAGCGGTCCGAAGCGCATCGGGACGCGGCCGCCCGCCACCGTCGGGCCGTAGCCGACGGAAATGAAGATCACATCACGCTCGTCGCCCTGCACGTTCTCCAGATTTTTTACGAAGAAGGGCTCCGCTGGATGGGCCCCCTGGAAGAAGCTGTCCAGCTCCGGCGGCAGATCGCGCCGCAGCAGTTCCAGCTGATCGAGGATGGCTCGACGCTGGGCGGCCGAGAAGGCCGCAACACCGAGCGAGAGGTTAGGATACTCGCGGGCGTGCGCAACGATCGCCTCCACCACCCTCTTGGCCTCGACCTGGTTGGTGCGCGTCCCGCCCGCGTCGAAGATACCTTCGGGTATGCGGTGAAAGCGAAGTCCCATGCCGGCCTCGGCCGTATAGGGGCTTGGCACGATGAACAACTTGCTCTCGTAGAACTGCCGGTTGCTGACCGCAATCAGCGACTCGTGCTTGCTGCGATAGTGCCACCGGAGCATCCGCGTCGGCAGGCCGCGCGCGGTGAAAAGCCCGAGGATGCTCTCGATGTCGGCGACACGGGTACCATCATCCTCCTCGTCCTCCGATCCTGCACCGGTCATTTTGGCGAAGAAGGCCGTTGGCGGTAGCTGCTTGGGATCGCCGACCACCACGACCTGCTTCGCACGGGCGATCGCGCCGAGCGCGTCCACGGGCTGGATCTGACTCGCCTCGTCCATGACCAGCAGGTCGAAGTAGAACTCGCCGGGCGTCAGGAACTGGGCGACGGAAAGCGGGCTCATCATCAGCACTGGCTTCAGTGCCTGCACCGCCGGGCCCGCCTTTTCCATGAGACGGCGGATGGGCATGTGTCCACGCCGCTTCTGCATCTCCCCGCGCAGGACGCCCAGCGGACCCACCGAACCGCCGTCGCGCGGCGGGACCGCCCGGTGGTGGGCACGGACGACCTCAACGCCGGCGGCGGCGATGCGCTGACGGTCCATCTCCGCGAACTCGCGGGCCAGTCTTCCGTGCATTGTCCCGTCGAACCGGCCAAGGTCCGGCTCGATCCGCACCTGATCGGCGTAGATCGCCTCGAAATAGGCCATCTCGAACGCGGGTATGAGCTGCACCGTGGAGAGTCGACCGTCGCGTAGCCTCTCAACCACGTCGCCGCACCCCAGTTCGGCCGCCTTTTCTGCGCGGTCACGATACGCGACCCAGCTCGAAATACGCTCCCCGCTCGACGCCCATAGCTGAAGGCGGTCTACGAGAGCAGAGATCGGAGCTTCGACGAGCGCCGGGAAGCCGGCCGCCTGGGTCGCATCTAGCATAAGATCGGCCTGGATCTGGGCCACGTCTTCGCAAAGTAGCCTCACATCCGCCTCGATCGCCTCGCCGCGGGCGGCGGGCTCTGCGCGGTCCGCAAGACGGCTCGCCAGCATCCGGATGTCGTCGTTGGCCCTGATCCACTCGGCTGCGCTAGTCAGCCGCTCCCATTCGGATGAAGGACCGTGCCATGCTTCGCCGAACGCGAGGCGCCCGAGGCTCCCTCCCGCAACCAGCTGTGCCGCGAATTCCTGACCCTCGACGATCCGGCCCAGCAACGTCCGACGCTCATCGAGCGTCGACGATACAGACTGCATGACCGCAGCAGTGATGCGGTCCGCCCCCGCGATGCCGGCCGTTCTCGCCAGTGCGGCGTTCAAGTCCGCCCTATCGGAAGCGCCCGCTTCGCCGAACACCACGGTCCAGGCGCCCTTCAGCACGTCGCGTAACTCGATCACCGCCTTCGAGGCGTCGCCCAGTTCCGCAGTGACGGTCGCTATTTCGGACGATACGCGGGCGGCGTCCGGCTTCTGAGCCGCGATCATCCTGGGTTCGGCGCCGAGCCCCTTGAGCGACCGCATCCAGTCGACGATCGCGACAAGTGGTTCGGACGACGTCCTCGCACCACGCCAATGGTCTCCGAAGGCGACGCGCCCCAACGCGTCGTCGGACTCGATCTCTCGCCGGGCCGCCTGCCCAGACGCTAGCGCATCTAGCTGGCCGAGCGTGTCCTCCAGCGGCTGTTCGGGGTTCGTCAGGAAGGAGCGCACGAGCCGGTTGGCGCGGCGCCATTCGCCGCTGAATATCCGGAGGAATCCCGTGCCGTGCGATGCTAGCGTGGAACGAGCCGCCGACAGATCGGCGTCCCAGGCGCCGTCGAGCAGCCAGCCGCGGGTGCGAGCTTGCGCGTCCTCCAACTTCGCCACCGTCGACGCGAGGTCACCGGCACGCTCGACGCCAGTCTCCCACAGGTCGGCCGCGAAGACCTCGGCGTTGGCCTCCGGCGCAGCCGCGACCCGCTCCGACACGTCAACGAGACGGCGGATGTCGACCAGCGTGGCCGGGGCCTCGCGCCCTACCGCGCGAGCGAGGGCTGACCCAGCAGCCAGCAGCGTCGGCAGACGCCTCGCGACGTCGGCGACCAGCGCGAACGCCTCGGCGTCGAAATCACCGGGCAGCGGTTCCAGCGTCTCCCTCACCTCCTCGAAGTCGGTCGTCCAGGCTTCCTCCAGGAAAGCGTCGCGCAATTCGTCGCGCATGGCCGCATGCTGGGCGCCCACATCAAGCAGGGCCGTGATCTCAGAGCGATGGTCCGGCCAGGCCTGGCTGGATAGAGCGGTCGAGGTGAGGTCCGGCGCGCTCGCCACGCGCCGCGCCAGTTTCACTAGCCGGGCGACATCCGCGAGGCGGGGCGCCGGCTCCGCCTGAAGCGTCTCGGCCAAGGCGTGCTGCGCCGCGTCGAGACCGGTCAATCCTTCAAGGACGCCCGCCAAGCGGGCGACGAGACGCTCCACGTCCATCGGAAGGATCGCCGCCAGACCGACGCCGCGCCACGGATGTTCAGAGGGGATGCCGATGGCCTCGACCCTCTCCGCCAATTCGGCGAGAACGGAGCGCCTGTCCGTGAACCCGTCCGCGCTCCAAGAAGTGGCGCTCTCGAGCCGCACGTCGTTGGGACGCTCGCCGTCGAGCCGCAGCCTGATGAGCTGCCCTATGGTCTGGAACGGGGTAAGTCCCGCGACCGGATGGGCACGGTGCATGCGGTCGGCGTGCCCGTTCAGTTGATCCCTCGCTTCCAGAAGGCGAGTGTTCAACGTGCCTGGCTCCTGGCCGCGTGGCGCTCCAAGCTCCCAAGTGCGGCGGAGCTCGTCGAGTACCGCGCGCTTGTTTGCCTTGTTGCTGTGCAATTCGAGGCATGCGTCGCCCACGCCCGTCGCATCAAGGCGACGCTTCACCACCTCCAGCGCGGCCATCTTCTCGGCGACGAACAGCACCGTCTTGCCGTCCGCCACCGCAGACGCCACGATATTCGCGATCGTCTGGCTCTTTCCGGTGCCGGGCGGACCCTGGACCACCATGTCCCGTCCCTGACGGACCTCATGGACGACCAGCGCCTGCGAACTGTCGCTGTCGACGATATGAAGCATGTCCGCCGGCGGGATGAAGCCGTCGATCTTGGCATCCTCCGGAATCATGCCGTCGCTGCCCTCGAAGCCCTCGGCGAGAAGCCCTCGGATCAGCGGCCGCTCGCCAATCAGCGATCCTGCGGGCCAACTCGCCGGATCGAGATCCCGATACATCAGGAACTTTGCGAACGAGAAGAAGCCGAGCGTCACGTCGTCGGCGATGACCTCCCAGCCGTGCTTCGCGGCGACGGCGTCGGCCACCCCGGCGACGTAGCCGTCGAAGTCGAAACCGTCGGTCGCCTCGAACGCGGGAAGCCGGATACCGTGAACGCGGTCGAGATAAGCCTCCAGTGATAGGTTCGCGGCGAAGTCCTCCTGACGGGCCCGCAGCTTGAACTTCTCGCCAGCGTTGCCGCGCTCGAGTGAGACCGGGACGAGAAGCAGTGGTGCGTAGCGCACATTGGCCGTGTTCTGAGGGTCGATCCACTTCAACGCGCCAAGGGCGAGATACAGAATGTTAACGCCCTGCTCCTCTTCGAGGGTGCGGGCGTCGTAGAAGAGTTCGAGCAGCCGCTTCTGCAACCCCTTAGAGGTCAGGCGGGTCTGAAGACGGGTGTCGACATGGCGGGAGGCTCGTCCCTTCTCATCCAGCTCGTCATCTTCCGGCTGGGCGAGATCTGCGATCTCGTCCGGCTCCTCCTCACCCTCAGCGGTATTCTGCGGCGATAGGCGTCCGGCGAGGAAGGTGAAGACCTTTCCCTCGCTGACCAGCAGTCTGAATATCTGAGCGCTCTTCTCATCGACGACCTGAACGGCCTTCGCGCTCTTTTCGGACCGCGGCATGTTGAGGAGGCGGTTCCTAGCCGACAGGTCGAGCAGCTCCATCCTCGCTCTGTCCAGCTTGTCGTCGATGGGCAGATCGCTCTGAAAAACTGAAGTCTGTTCGTCCGTGTCACCGACAGTGCGAGTCGCCACTTGATACCCCCCAATTCAACTCCAGGGTGGTGAACCAATTGTGTCTTTGTTGTCCAGTGGTGTGCAGAATGAGTTGCGCTATCTCATGCGGTCACTGTAGCGTCGTGCACGTACCTTCGCGTCGGTCGTCGACGGAACAGGGAACGCTATGCCTCGGGTTCCGACGGGAACGGTAGGAATGTCTCACCTTAAAACATTGATATTAGGGCGCCAAGTTCCTGGGCGGACGTCAGCTATTTCTTTGCAACTGCCGGTAAGCCGACGGTCGCGAAGGTCCCAGCTCTTGCCGAAAAGCCGACGGTTCGCTGCTCGACTTGGACTATGTCATTTAGCCAGTGGCACCTGATCCGCGCCTAACGCGCCGGCAATCATGCCGCAAGACTTTCCTCAGCGCGCACGCGCATGGTTGCGTCGCTTGAGGCGAGGTCATGCCGGATCCACTGCGGGGCTTTGGCAAGCACGGCAGTGAAGATGGCGGTGTGATCGGGCTGGTCCATGGCTCTGGCACCAGCAGCGATTGCTGTGCCGGTCAAGAGCGGCTGTTATCCACCACGTCGATCGCGTCGACGAGCTTCACAGCCTGCTCTGTGAGATGCCGCATCTGCACGACAAGGTCGGCGACATGTCGGCAGCGGAGGTTCTGCCCTTCTACCGCAAAGGCTGCGGCATCCTCGAACTTGGCGGTGAGCAGTGCGAACAAGGCACTGTTAAGGGCATTGCAGTCGTCGTCTTGCATCGGGGTGCACCTCCTGCGTGCCAGAAGCGATAATGTCGTGGCACAGTC encodes:
- a CDS encoding DUF3320 domain-containing protein — protein: MATRTVGDTDEQTSVFQSDLPIDDKLDRARMELLDLSARNRLLNMPRSEKSAKAVQVVDEKSAQIFRLLVSEGKVFTFLAGRLSPQNTAEGEEEPDEIADLAQPEDDELDEKGRASRHVDTRLQTRLTSKGLQKRLLELFYDARTLEEEQGVNILYLALGALKWIDPQNTANVRYAPLLLVPVSLERGNAGEKFKLRARQEDFAANLSLEAYLDRVHGIRLPAFEATDGFDFDGYVAGVADAVAAKHGWEVIADDVTLGFFSFAKFLMYRDLDPASWPAGSLIGERPLIRGLLAEGFEGSDGMIPEDAKIDGFIPPADMLHIVDSDSSQALVVHEVRQGRDMVVQGPPGTGKSQTIANIVASAVADGKTVLFVAEKMAALEVVKRRLDATGVGDACLELHSNKANKRAVLDELRRTWELGAPRGQEPGTLNTRLLEARDQLNGHADRMHRAHPVAGLTPFQTIGQLIRLRLDGERPNDVRLESATSWSADGFTDRRSVLAELAERVEAIGIPSEHPWRGVGLAAILPMDVERLVARLAGVLEGLTGLDAAQHALAETLQAEPAPRLADVARLVKLARRVASAPDLTSTALSSQAWPDHRSEITALLDVGAQHAAMRDELRDAFLEEAWTTDFEEVRETLEPLPGDFDAEAFALVADVARRLPTLLAAGSALARAVGREAPATLVDIRRLVDVSERVAAAPEANAEVFAADLWETGVERAGDLASTVAKLEDAQARTRGWLLDGAWDADLSAARSTLASHGTGFLRIFSGEWRRANRLVRSFLTNPEQPLEDTLGQLDALASGQAARREIESDDALGRVAFGDHWRGARTSSEPLVAIVDWMRSLKGLGAEPRMIAAQKPDAARVSSEIATVTAELGDASKAVIELRDVLKGAWTVVFGEAGASDRADLNAALARTAGIAGADRITAAVMQSVSSTLDERRTLLGRIVEGQEFAAQLVAGGSLGRLAFGEAWHGPSSEWERLTSAAEWIRANDDIRMLASRLADRAEPAARGEAIEADVRLLCEDVAQIQADLMLDATQAAGFPALVEAPISALVDRLQLWASSGERISSWVAYRDRAEKAAELGCGDVVERLRDGRLSTVQLIPAFEMAYFEAIYADQVRIEPDLGRFDGTMHGRLAREFAEMDRQRIAAAGVEVVRAHHRAVPPRDGGSVGPLGVLRGEMQKRRGHMPIRRLMEKAGPAVQALKPVLMMSPLSVAQFLTPGEFYFDLLVMDEASQIQPVDALGAIARAKQVVVVGDPKQLPPTAFFAKMTGAGSEDEEDDGTRVADIESILGLFTARGLPTRMLRWHYRSKHESLIAVSNRQFYESKLFIVPSPYTAEAGMGLRFHRIPEGIFDAGGTRTNQVEAKRVVEAIVAHAREYPNLSLGVAAFSAAQRRAILDQLELLRRDLPPELDSFFQGAHPAEPFFVKNLENVQGDERDVIFISVGYGPTVAGGRVPMRFGPLGTEGGERRLNVLISRAKQRCEVFSSMTDEDIDPDFAASRKGVFAFRMFLHYARTGRLTIAESTGRDHDSVFEEQVAKALQARGYQVHRQVGLAGFFIDLAVADVERPGRYLIGIECDGASYHDARSARDRDRLRQSVLESHGWTIHRIWSTDWFQRPNEQIELAVARIEAAKAEHDAAAEKRHHRAVPIDVVTVEREDVTEIGLERAVTPALTEDNLYVEAVLTRPAHRLEELHETPMGLLSELAEQVVAMEGPVHIDEVIDRIRDAWGLKRAGARIQSAIERAIGISAKMQRIVAEGEFLDLPGREPVVRDRSATRSPMLRKAEMLPPSEMQAAATRIVRENFGATADQVVQAVSRALGIRSTSAQVKGVILEAVEAEVGAGRLAWQGDMLVPAN
- a CDS encoding abortive infection family protein; the encoded protein is MPTLPRQDRMCIEELLGMSSGYVMDLTNREFAGLVRDELEIDVEDSAYAARGTSKANRLRHIIETVEPAPAAQLLRALWYHREQRGWTPGEIVEPRPSIVRQRYMQVVERLERQANLSDTDALVAFADNATLDQLIEAINRDVAAGRHAAALDRLHTYCMKRFTYHLDEAGLSHVREEPLQSRVGKYVKWLIETRDLRPMTHQILKNAMGILQQFNDIRNNRSFAHDNDLIDAHEARLIFDTVVAILRFIEPRADAARS